In Triticum urartu cultivar G1812 chromosome 6, Tu2.1, whole genome shotgun sequence, the following proteins share a genomic window:
- the LOC125514250 gene encoding protein BONZAI 3-like isoform X3 yields MRFLRFRIYDIDTKYHNTPVKMLNLAQQDFLGEAFCNLSEIVTKFNHSLTLNLRNGSGHALQDTMTVHAEETASSRMAVEMTFHCLNLDNKDTFSKSDPFLRVSRLSESAVAIPICKTEVINNNLNPVWRPITLTSQQYSSRDDPLLLECFDFDASGNHELMGALQTTIAQLENLYKSKAGANFYSRKGQKKLKGQLFLDTFQEKVQHTFLDYISSGFELNFMVAVDFTASNGDPRTPQSLHYIDPSGRLNSYQQAILGVSEVLQFYDKDRRFPAWGFGARMPQGSVSHCFNLNASTNDCEVVGFEGIMSAYSSTLYSVSLSGPTLFGPVINKAAEIASHSAQYGNNRYFVLLIITDGVITDEQETKDSIVRASDLPLSILIVGVGGADFTQMRTLDADLGKRLQSSTGRVATRDIVQFVPMREVQAGGQVTVVQSLLEELPGQFLEYMRTRGIKPQPPQHASAPPAYPPPPQL; encoded by the exons ATGCGCTTTCTAAG ATTCAGGATATATGACATTGACACAAAGTACCATAACACACCAGTGAAG ATGCTGAACTTGGCTCAGCAAGATTTTCTAGGGGAAGCATTCTGCAATTTATCCGAG ATAGTCACAAAGTTCAACCATAGCCTGACTTTGAACCTCCGAAATGGTTCTGGACATGCCCTTCAGGACACAATGACAGTACACGCTGAAGAAACTGCTTCATCAAGGATGGCAGTTGAGATGACATTCCACTGCCTGAACCTTGATAACAAGGACACCTTCTCCAAAAGT GATCCCTTCTTGAGAGTATCAAGACTGTCAGAAAGTGCTGTTGCCATTCCTATATGTAAAACAGAAGTGATCAATAACAACTTAAACCCTGTTTGGAGGCCTATAACACTGACATCACAACAATACAGTAGCAGG GATGACCCACTGCTACTTGAGTGTTTTGATTTTGATGCCAGTGGCAACCATGAACTTATGGG GGCTCTCCAGACAACTATCGCTCAGCTTGAAAATCTATATAAGTCAAAGGCTGGAGCAAATTTTTACAGCCGTAAGGGACAAAAGAAG TTGAAAGGGCAGTTGTTCTTGGATACATTCCAGGAAAAAGTTCAACATACTTTCTTGGACTATATTTCCAGCGGGTTTGAGCTCAATTTTATGGTGGCTGTAGATTTTACTG CATCAAATGGCGACCCTCGTACACCCCAATCTTTGCACTACATTGACCCCTCTGGCAGACTAAACTCATACCAGCAG GCAATTCTAGGTGTCAGCGAAGTTCTGCAGTTTTATGACAAAGATAGACGATTCCCTGCATGGGGTTTTGGTGCAAGGATGCCACAGGGATCTGTATCCCACTGCTTCAACTTGAATGCAAGTACCAATGACTGTGAG GTTGTTGGATTTGAAGGCATCATGTCAGCATACTCTTCTACTCTGTACAGTGTTTCTCTGTCAGGGCCAACCTTGTTTGGGCCCGTGATCAACAAAGCTGCAGAAATTGCCAGCCATTCTGCGCAATACGGGAACAACAGATATTTTGTCCTGCTCATTATCACG GATGGAGTTATCACCGACGAGCAAGAAACAAAAGATTCTATTGTAAGGGCATCAGATTTGCCGTTATCAATTCTCATCGTGGGAGTCGGGGGTGCTGATTTCACTCAAATGAGG ACTCTGGATGCGGACTTGGGTAAGCGGCTTCAAAGCTCGACAGGCAGGGTGGCGACGCGTGACATCGTCCAGTTCGTCCCCATGAGGGAAGTCCAAG CAGGTGGGCAGGTCACTGTTGTCCAGAGTCTGCTGGAGGAGCTGCCTGGGCAGTTCCTGGAGTACATGCGCACCCGGGGCATCAAGCCGCAACCGCCCCAGCACGCCTCGGCACCTCCAGCTTACCCCCCTCCTCCCCAGCTGTGA
- the LOC125514250 gene encoding protein BONZAI 3-like isoform X1, which produces MGGCFSGDVRGGTEAVGGGASGAAAGQGQGGPNEALDHFLQGHGLRGLYTPLELSFSASKLRDMDALSKSDPMLVVYTKMDGRLEEIGRTEVILNSLKPLWITKTMINYQFEIVQPLVFRIYDIDTKYHNTPVKMLNLAQQDFLGEAFCNLSEIVTKFNHSLTLNLRNGSGHALQDTMTVHAEETASSRMAVEMTFHCLNLDNKDTFSKSDPFLRVSRLSESAVAIPICKTEVINNNLNPVWRPITLTSQQYSSRDDPLLLECFDFDASGNHELMGALQTTIAQLENLYKSKAGANFYSRKGQKKLKGQLFLDTFQEKVQHTFLDYISSGFELNFMVAVDFTASNGDPRTPQSLHYIDPSGRLNSYQQAILGVSEVLQFYDKDRRFPAWGFGARMPQGSVSHCFNLNASTNDCEVVGFEGIMSAYSSTLYSVSLSGPTLFGPVINKAAEIASHSAQYGNNRYFVLLIITDGVITDEQETKDSIVRASDLPLSILIVGVGGADFTQMRTLDADLGKRLQSSTGRVATRDIVQFVPMREVQAGGQVTVVQSLLEELPGQFLEYMRTRGIKPQPPQHASAPPAYPPPPQL; this is translated from the exons ATGGGGGGCTGCTTCTCCGGCGACGTGCGCGGCGGCACGGAGGCCGTCGGCGGGGGcgcgagcggggcggcggcggggcagggCCAGGGCGGGCCCAACGAGGCGCTCGACCACTTCCTCCAGGGCCACGGGCTGCGCGGCCTCTACACCCCCCTCGAG CTATCTTTTTCAGCTTCCAAGTTGAGAGATATGGATGCGCTTTCTAAG AGTGATCCTATGTTGGTGGTTTACACAAAAATGGATGGAAGGCTAGAAGAGATTGGCCGTACTGAAGTGATATTGAATTCACTGAAACCATTGTGGATCACAAAAACTATGATTAATTACCAATTTGAGATTGTGCAACCCCTTGT ATTCAGGATATATGACATTGACACAAAGTACCATAACACACCAGTGAAG ATGCTGAACTTGGCTCAGCAAGATTTTCTAGGGGAAGCATTCTGCAATTTATCCGAG ATAGTCACAAAGTTCAACCATAGCCTGACTTTGAACCTCCGAAATGGTTCTGGACATGCCCTTCAGGACACAATGACAGTACACGCTGAAGAAACTGCTTCATCAAGGATGGCAGTTGAGATGACATTCCACTGCCTGAACCTTGATAACAAGGACACCTTCTCCAAAAGT GATCCCTTCTTGAGAGTATCAAGACTGTCAGAAAGTGCTGTTGCCATTCCTATATGTAAAACAGAAGTGATCAATAACAACTTAAACCCTGTTTGGAGGCCTATAACACTGACATCACAACAATACAGTAGCAGG GATGACCCACTGCTACTTGAGTGTTTTGATTTTGATGCCAGTGGCAACCATGAACTTATGGG GGCTCTCCAGACAACTATCGCTCAGCTTGAAAATCTATATAAGTCAAAGGCTGGAGCAAATTTTTACAGCCGTAAGGGACAAAAGAAG TTGAAAGGGCAGTTGTTCTTGGATACATTCCAGGAAAAAGTTCAACATACTTTCTTGGACTATATTTCCAGCGGGTTTGAGCTCAATTTTATGGTGGCTGTAGATTTTACTG CATCAAATGGCGACCCTCGTACACCCCAATCTTTGCACTACATTGACCCCTCTGGCAGACTAAACTCATACCAGCAG GCAATTCTAGGTGTCAGCGAAGTTCTGCAGTTTTATGACAAAGATAGACGATTCCCTGCATGGGGTTTTGGTGCAAGGATGCCACAGGGATCTGTATCCCACTGCTTCAACTTGAATGCAAGTACCAATGACTGTGAG GTTGTTGGATTTGAAGGCATCATGTCAGCATACTCTTCTACTCTGTACAGTGTTTCTCTGTCAGGGCCAACCTTGTTTGGGCCCGTGATCAACAAAGCTGCAGAAATTGCCAGCCATTCTGCGCAATACGGGAACAACAGATATTTTGTCCTGCTCATTATCACG GATGGAGTTATCACCGACGAGCAAGAAACAAAAGATTCTATTGTAAGGGCATCAGATTTGCCGTTATCAATTCTCATCGTGGGAGTCGGGGGTGCTGATTTCACTCAAATGAGG ACTCTGGATGCGGACTTGGGTAAGCGGCTTCAAAGCTCGACAGGCAGGGTGGCGACGCGTGACATCGTCCAGTTCGTCCCCATGAGGGAAGTCCAAG CAGGTGGGCAGGTCACTGTTGTCCAGAGTCTGCTGGAGGAGCTGCCTGGGCAGTTCCTGGAGTACATGCGCACCCGGGGCATCAAGCCGCAACCGCCCCAGCACGCCTCGGCACCTCCAGCTTACCCCCCTCCTCCCCAGCTGTGA
- the LOC125514250 gene encoding protein BONZAI 3-like isoform X2, producing MGGCFSGDVRGGTEAVGGGASGAAAGQGQGGPNEALDHFLQGHGLRGLYTPLELSFSASKLRDMDALSKSDPMLVVYTKMDGRLEEIGRTEVILNSLKPLWITKTMINYQFEIVQPLVFRIYDIDTKYHNTPVKMLNLAQQDFLGEAFCNLSEIVTKFNHSLTLNLRNGSGHALQDTMTVHAEETASSRMAVEMTFHCLNLDNKDTFSKSDPFLRVSRLSESAVAIPICKTEVINNNLNPVWRPITLTSQQYSSRDDPLLLECFDFDASGNHELMGALQTTIAQLENLYKSKAGANFYSRKGQKKLKGQLFLDTFQEKVQHTFLDYISSGFELNFMVAVDFTASNGDPRTPQSLHYIDPSGRLNSYQQAILGVSEVLQFYDKDRRFPAWGFGARMPQGSVSHCFNLNASTNDCEVVGFEGIMSAYSSTLYSVSLSGPTLFGPVINKAAEIASHSAQYGNNRYFVLLIITDGVITDEQETKDSIVRASDLPLSILIVGVGGADFTQMRTLDADLGKRLQSSTGRVATRDIVQFVPMREVQGGQVTVVQSLLEELPGQFLEYMRTRGIKPQPPQHASAPPAYPPPPQL from the exons ATGGGGGGCTGCTTCTCCGGCGACGTGCGCGGCGGCACGGAGGCCGTCGGCGGGGGcgcgagcggggcggcggcggggcagggCCAGGGCGGGCCCAACGAGGCGCTCGACCACTTCCTCCAGGGCCACGGGCTGCGCGGCCTCTACACCCCCCTCGAG CTATCTTTTTCAGCTTCCAAGTTGAGAGATATGGATGCGCTTTCTAAG AGTGATCCTATGTTGGTGGTTTACACAAAAATGGATGGAAGGCTAGAAGAGATTGGCCGTACTGAAGTGATATTGAATTCACTGAAACCATTGTGGATCACAAAAACTATGATTAATTACCAATTTGAGATTGTGCAACCCCTTGT ATTCAGGATATATGACATTGACACAAAGTACCATAACACACCAGTGAAG ATGCTGAACTTGGCTCAGCAAGATTTTCTAGGGGAAGCATTCTGCAATTTATCCGAG ATAGTCACAAAGTTCAACCATAGCCTGACTTTGAACCTCCGAAATGGTTCTGGACATGCCCTTCAGGACACAATGACAGTACACGCTGAAGAAACTGCTTCATCAAGGATGGCAGTTGAGATGACATTCCACTGCCTGAACCTTGATAACAAGGACACCTTCTCCAAAAGT GATCCCTTCTTGAGAGTATCAAGACTGTCAGAAAGTGCTGTTGCCATTCCTATATGTAAAACAGAAGTGATCAATAACAACTTAAACCCTGTTTGGAGGCCTATAACACTGACATCACAACAATACAGTAGCAGG GATGACCCACTGCTACTTGAGTGTTTTGATTTTGATGCCAGTGGCAACCATGAACTTATGGG GGCTCTCCAGACAACTATCGCTCAGCTTGAAAATCTATATAAGTCAAAGGCTGGAGCAAATTTTTACAGCCGTAAGGGACAAAAGAAG TTGAAAGGGCAGTTGTTCTTGGATACATTCCAGGAAAAAGTTCAACATACTTTCTTGGACTATATTTCCAGCGGGTTTGAGCTCAATTTTATGGTGGCTGTAGATTTTACTG CATCAAATGGCGACCCTCGTACACCCCAATCTTTGCACTACATTGACCCCTCTGGCAGACTAAACTCATACCAGCAG GCAATTCTAGGTGTCAGCGAAGTTCTGCAGTTTTATGACAAAGATAGACGATTCCCTGCATGGGGTTTTGGTGCAAGGATGCCACAGGGATCTGTATCCCACTGCTTCAACTTGAATGCAAGTACCAATGACTGTGAG GTTGTTGGATTTGAAGGCATCATGTCAGCATACTCTTCTACTCTGTACAGTGTTTCTCTGTCAGGGCCAACCTTGTTTGGGCCCGTGATCAACAAAGCTGCAGAAATTGCCAGCCATTCTGCGCAATACGGGAACAACAGATATTTTGTCCTGCTCATTATCACG GATGGAGTTATCACCGACGAGCAAGAAACAAAAGATTCTATTGTAAGGGCATCAGATTTGCCGTTATCAATTCTCATCGTGGGAGTCGGGGGTGCTGATTTCACTCAAATGAGG ACTCTGGATGCGGACTTGGGTAAGCGGCTTCAAAGCTCGACAGGCAGGGTGGCGACGCGTGACATCGTCCAGTTCGTCCCCATGAGGGAAGTCCAAG GTGGGCAGGTCACTGTTGTCCAGAGTCTGCTGGAGGAGCTGCCTGGGCAGTTCCTGGAGTACATGCGCACCCGGGGCATCAAGCCGCAACCGCCCCAGCACGCCTCGGCACCTCCAGCTTACCCCCCTCCTCCCCAGCTGTGA